TATCATTTTTTAGAAGTACTGCGATACATACTTTTATCATAATTAAATATGTCGATTATGAGAATTGTATCTTTTTTAATAGTGGTATTGGTAATTATTGGTTGCAAGTTAGATAAAGAACCAATTCATACTACGACTAAAATTAGTAGTAAGGATTCATTAATGATTAATGATTCTGTTACCATTCAACTTAATACGGAAGAGTTACAGCATAATGTAAAAATCAATCCTATAAAATCAGATGAAGATAATAGTAACTTCATCAAAGATTATGTGGTGCATAAACAGTTGTACAAAGAAACTGACAATTATATAATTGACTTCTGTTATCCACAGTTAGATGAAAATTACAATCCGAAATTTGAACTTTTTAATGATTTTGTTGAGAACGAATTAATACAACTTTCTAGAATAGAACAAGATGTTTTAGAAAGTCAAGAACTCTTATGTGATACACTACAGAAAAATCCAATTCGAGAACACAGAATAGGAGAATACAAGATTTATCAACAAAAAGAAACGCACATAAGTGTACTCTTTTATTTAGAGAATCATTACGCACAAACTAAAGCAGCTTACTACACTTTTAAAACAGTAAATTTTGATAAAATAAAAGGAAAATTACTCCACTTCGAAGATTATTTTTTACCTGGAAGTTTATCAGAAGTTCATCAAATTTTAAATTCAGAAATTAGAACACAAATCGCTAAAGGAGATTTATTTTATGAATGTTTCGAAGTAAGTTTAGATGATTTTGAAGTTGCTAAAAACGATTTTGTAGTTAACAATAATCATATCATTTTTTACTTCAACGATTGTATTATGTGTCCTTCATTTGTAGGAACATATTCTATAGAAATTCCTTTAGAAAAGTTAAAACCAGTATTACAGCAAAACTGGTCAGATCGCTTCATTTT
This genomic stretch from Tenacibaculum jejuense harbors:
- a CDS encoding RsiV family protein, which produces MRIVSFLIVVLVIIGCKLDKEPIHTTTKISSKDSLMINDSVTIQLNTEELQHNVKINPIKSDEDNSNFIKDYVVHKQLYKETDNYIIDFCYPQLDENYNPKFELFNDFVENELIQLSRIEQDVLESQELLCDTLQKNPIREHRIGEYKIYQQKETHISVLFYLENHYAQTKAAYYTFKTVNFDKIKGKLLHFEDYFLPGSLSEVHQILNSEIRTQIAKGDLFYECFEVSLDDFEVAKNDFVVNNNHIIFYFNDCIMCPSFVGTYSIEIPLEKLKPVLQQNWSDRFIL